A single region of the Ancylobacter novellus DSM 506 genome encodes:
- a CDS encoding form I ribulose bisphosphate carboxylase large subunit → MNAIDKTASADKPRSRYSAGVMEYRKMGYWQPDYEPKDTDVIALFRVTPQDGVDPIEASAAVAGESSTATWTVVWTDRLTACDKYRAKCYRVDPVPNSPGSWFAYIAYDLDLFEPGSISNLSASIIGNVFGFKPLKALRLEDMRLPVAYVKTFDGPATGIVVERERLDKFGRPLLGATVKPKLGLSGRNYGRVVYEALKGGLDFTKDDENINSQPFMHWRERFLYCMEAVNKAQASTGEIKGTYLNVTAGTMEDMYERADFAKSLGSNIVMIDLVIGYTAIQSMAKWARRNDMILHLHRAGHSTYTRQKSHGVSFRVIAKWMRLAGVDHIHAGTVVGKLEGDPHTTKGYYDICRDDFVPQNLAHGVFFDQDWASTRKLMPVASGGIHAGQMHQLIDLLGEDVVLQFGGGTIGHPMGIQAGATANRVALECMILARNEGRDILAEGPDILNEAARHCMPLKQALETWKDVTFNYSSTDTPDFVPQATAAE, encoded by the coding sequence ATGAACGCGATCGACAAGACCGCTTCCGCCGACAAGCCGCGCAGCCGCTACAGCGCCGGCGTGATGGAATACCGCAAGATGGGCTACTGGCAGCCCGACTACGAGCCGAAGGACACCGACGTCATCGCCCTGTTCCGTGTCACCCCGCAGGACGGCGTCGACCCGATCGAGGCCTCGGCGGCGGTGGCGGGCGAGAGCTCGACCGCGACCTGGACGGTCGTGTGGACCGACCGGCTCACCGCCTGCGACAAGTACCGCGCCAAGTGCTACCGGGTCGACCCGGTGCCGAATTCGCCGGGCTCCTGGTTCGCCTATATCGCCTACGACCTCGATCTGTTCGAGCCGGGCTCGATCTCCAACCTGTCGGCCTCGATCATCGGCAACGTGTTCGGCTTCAAGCCGCTCAAGGCGCTGCGCCTCGAGGACATGCGCCTGCCCGTCGCCTATGTGAAGACCTTCGACGGCCCGGCCACCGGCATCGTGGTGGAGCGCGAGCGGCTCGACAAGTTCGGCCGGCCGCTGCTCGGCGCCACGGTGAAGCCCAAGCTCGGCCTGTCCGGCCGCAACTATGGCCGCGTGGTCTATGAGGCGCTGAAGGGCGGCCTCGACTTCACCAAGGACGACGAGAACATCAACTCGCAGCCCTTCATGCATTGGCGCGAGCGCTTCCTCTACTGCATGGAGGCGGTGAACAAGGCGCAGGCCTCGACCGGCGAGATCAAGGGCACCTACCTCAACGTGACCGCCGGCACGATGGAGGACATGTACGAGCGCGCCGACTTCGCCAAGAGCCTCGGCTCCAACATCGTCATGATCGACCTGGTGATCGGCTACACCGCGATCCAGTCCATGGCGAAGTGGGCGCGGCGCAACGACATGATCCTGCATCTGCACCGCGCCGGCCACTCCACCTACACCCGGCAGAAGTCGCATGGCGTGTCGTTCCGCGTCATCGCCAAGTGGATGCGCCTCGCCGGCGTCGACCACATCCATGCCGGCACGGTGGTGGGCAAGCTGGAAGGCGACCCCCACACCACCAAGGGCTATTACGACATCTGCCGCGACGATTTCGTGCCGCAGAACCTCGCCCATGGCGTGTTCTTCGATCAGGACTGGGCCTCGACCCGCAAGCTGATGCCGGTCGCTTCCGGCGGCATCCATGCCGGCCAGATGCACCAGCTCATCGACCTGCTCGGCGAAGACGTCGTGCTGCAGTTCGGCGGCGGCACCATCGGCCACCCGATGGGCATCCAGGCCGGCGCCACCGCCAACCGCGTCGCGCTGGAATGCATGATCCTCGCCCGCAACGAGGGCCGCGACATCCTGGCCGAGGGGCCGGACATCCTCAACGAGGCCGCCCGCCACTGCATGCCGCTGAAGCAGGCGCTGGAGACGTGGAAGGACGTGACCTTCAACTACTCGTCCACCGACACGCCCGACTTCGTGCCGCAGGCCACCGCGGCGGAGTGA
- the fba gene encoding class II fructose-bisphosphate aldolase (catalyzes the reversible aldol condensation of dihydroxyacetonephosphate and glyceraldehyde 3-phosphate in the Calvin cycle, glycolysis, and/or gluconeogenesis) has protein sequence MARITLRQLLDHAAEHGYGVPAFNINNMEQGIAIMDAAQAVDAPVIMQASRGARSYAGDIMLARMIDALTEMYPSIPICMHQDHGNNEATCLSAIQHGFTSVMMDGSLKADAKTPADYDYNVTITRRVVDAAHWVGASVEGELGVLGSLEHGSGEQEDGHGAEGALSHDQLLTDPDQAVDFVARTKVDALAIAMGTSHGAYKFTRKPDGDILAMHVIEEIHRRLPSVHLVMHGSSSVPQALQDLFNASGGEMPQTWGVPVEEIVRGIRHGVRKVNIDTDCRLAMTAQFRKVGQANRSEFDPRKFLKPAMDAMRDLCRERFEQFGTAGHAAQIKVLPLAAMAKRYASGALDPVIGGAQAAAE, from the coding sequence ATGGCCCGCATCACCCTTCGCCAGCTCCTCGACCATGCCGCCGAGCACGGCTACGGCGTGCCCGCCTTCAACATCAACAACATGGAGCAGGGCATCGCCATCATGGACGCCGCCCAGGCGGTCGATGCTCCCGTCATCATGCAGGCGAGCCGCGGCGCGCGCTCCTATGCCGGCGACATCATGCTCGCCCGCATGATCGACGCGCTGACCGAGATGTATCCGTCGATCCCGATCTGCATGCATCAGGACCACGGGAACAACGAGGCGACCTGCCTCTCCGCCATCCAGCACGGCTTCACCTCGGTGATGATGGACGGCTCGCTGAAGGCGGACGCCAAGACCCCGGCGGACTACGACTACAACGTCACCATCACCCGCCGCGTGGTCGACGCCGCCCATTGGGTCGGCGCCTCGGTCGAGGGCGAGCTCGGCGTGCTCGGCTCGCTGGAGCACGGCTCGGGCGAGCAGGAGGACGGCCACGGCGCGGAGGGCGCGCTCAGCCACGACCAGCTGCTCACCGATCCCGACCAGGCGGTGGACTTCGTCGCCCGCACCAAGGTCGACGCGCTCGCCATCGCCATGGGCACCTCGCACGGCGCCTACAAGTTCACCCGCAAGCCGGACGGCGACATCCTCGCCATGCATGTGATCGAGGAGATCCACCGCCGGCTGCCGAGCGTCCACCTCGTCATGCACGGCTCCTCCTCGGTGCCGCAGGCGCTGCAGGACCTGTTCAACGCTTCCGGCGGCGAGATGCCCCAGACGTGGGGCGTGCCGGTCGAGGAGATCGTGCGCGGCATCCGCCACGGCGTGCGCAAGGTGAACATCGACACCGACTGCCGTCTCGCCATGACCGCGCAGTTCCGCAAGGTCGGGCAGGCCAACAGGTCGGAATTCGACCCGCGCAAATTCCTCAAGCCCGCCATGGACGCGATGCGCGACCTCTGCCGCGAGCGCTTCGAGCAGTTCGGTACGGCGGGCCACGCCGCGCAGATCAAGGTGCTGCCGCTGGCAGCGATGGCCAAGCGCTACGCCTCGGGCGCGCTCGATCCGGTGATCGGCGGCGCCCAGGCGGCGGCGGAATGA
- a CDS encoding ribulose bisphosphate carboxylase small subunit translates to MRITQGAFSFLPDLTDEQITKQVQYCIDKGWAVNIEFTDDPHPRNTYWELWGQPMFDVRDAAGVMFELNACRKAYAGRHYIRVSAFDSTHTWESLRLSFITDRPAEEPGFALERQEVDGRSIRYTTRAYAANRPEGARY, encoded by the coding sequence ATGCGCATCACCCAGGGAGCCTTCTCCTTCCTGCCCGACCTGACCGACGAGCAGATCACCAAGCAGGTGCAGTACTGCATCGACAAGGGCTGGGCGGTGAACATCGAGTTCACCGACGACCCGCACCCCCGCAACACCTATTGGGAGCTGTGGGGCCAGCCGATGTTCGACGTGCGCGATGCCGCCGGCGTCATGTTCGAGCTGAACGCCTGCCGCAAGGCCTATGCGGGCCGGCACTACATCCGCGTCAGCGCCTTCGATTCCACCCATACGTGGGAATCGCTGCGCCTCTCCTTCATCACCGACCGCCCCGCCGAGGAGCCCGGCTTCGCGCTGGAGCGCCAGGAAGTGGATGGACGGTCGATCCGCTACACCACGCGCGCCTATGCCGCCAACCGGCCGGAGGGAGCGCGCTACTGA